In Kaistella faecalis, a genomic segment contains:
- a CDS encoding GLPGLI family protein has translation MKKIGLIVLGLTSQIIFAQANRFIYQVTMKIDSTNRSEIKTENAYLDVTPEKSIFYGEKRLQRDSLFTRMRQTNGGSFDRTQMQNLRSHIDFTIEKDFKTGKNTYNSRIARDQYSYDEDRTMEWKILAETAKIGDYKTQKAQTNFGGRTWFAWFTTDVPFQDGPYKFSGLPGLIVKVEDSKGDYSFDLKETKKIGALTNLSQGGNIVKVKRKDYEKQEALFRKDPASFMQTSMRGGSAISAPQTRGGSMRTPDPAQRKQMEDRMKEEMKKNNNPIELK, from the coding sequence ATGAAAAAGATTGGACTTATTGTTTTAGGATTAACCTCACAAATCATCTTCGCACAGGCAAACCGATTTATATATCAGGTCACCATGAAGATCGATTCTACAAACCGCAGCGAAATAAAAACAGAAAATGCTTATCTGGATGTTACTCCGGAAAAATCAATTTTCTATGGCGAAAAACGCCTTCAGCGTGATTCTCTGTTCACCCGAATGCGCCAGACAAACGGCGGAAGTTTCGACCGGACTCAGATGCAAAATCTTCGTTCCCATATAGATTTCACTATAGAAAAAGACTTTAAAACCGGAAAAAATACTTATAATTCGCGAATTGCCCGCGATCAGTATTCTTATGACGAAGACCGTACTATGGAATGGAAAATTCTTGCGGAAACTGCCAAAATCGGCGATTACAAAACCCAGAAAGCCCAGACTAATTTTGGCGGCAGAACATGGTTTGCATGGTTTACCACTGATGTTCCTTTTCAGGATGGACCTTATAAATTTTCCGGACTTCCTGGTTTAATTGTAAAAGTTGAAGATTCAAAAGGTGATTATTCCTTCGATTTAAAGGAAACTAAGAAAATCGGTGCGTTGACAAATTTAAGCCAAGGTGGCAATATCGTAAAAGTGAAAAGAAAAGATTACGAAAAACAAGAAGCGCTTTTCCGGAAAGACCCCGCATCTTTTATGCAAACATCAATGAGGGGCGGATCAGCAATCAGCGCGCCGCAAACACGAGGCGGATCGATGAGAACACCGGATCCTGCCCAAAGAAAACAAATGGAAGACAGAATGAAAGAAGAAATGAAGAAAAATAACAACCCGATTGAATTGAAATAA
- a CDS encoding HesB/IscA family protein, which translates to MIKVSDHAKEKAIQLMTEDGFKPFEDYIRVGVKSGGCSGLEYVLKFDNEKFDSDQIFEDNGIKIIIDKKSILYLAGTTLEYSGGLNGKGFIFNNPNANRTCGCGESFSL; encoded by the coding sequence ATGATAAAAGTTAGCGATCATGCAAAAGAGAAAGCCATTCAGCTGATGACTGAAGACGGTTTTAAGCCTTTTGAAGATTATATTAGAGTCGGCGTTAAAAGCGGCGGCTGTTCCGGACTTGAATATGTGTTGAAGTTCGATAATGAGAAGTTCGATTCTGATCAGATATTTGAAGATAACGGCATTAAGATCATCATCGATAAGAAATCAATCCTTTATCTTGCTGGAACCACACTTGAATATTCAGGAGGTTTGAATGGAAAAGGGTTTATATTCAACAATCCCAATGCAAACAGAACGTGTGGGTGTGGAGAATCTTTTAGTTTATAA